Genomic window (Tautonia rosea):
CCCGGATCGTGAGTCTGATCGAGATCGAGTCTTCGCATGATCAGTTTCGTCATCCCGGTCTATAACGAACGCGAAAGCCTGGCGACCCTGCTCGATGAGCTGGCCGGGATGACCGCGTCGGAAAACCTTGGTCCGGTCGAGTTTCTGTTCATCGACGACGGGAGCCGAGACGGCTCGTGGCGGGTGATTCAAGACCTGGCCGCGCGTGATCCTCGGGTCCGGGCGATCCGCTTTCGTCGGAATTTCGGCAAGGCCGCGGCCCTGACGGCCGGGTTCAGTCGGGCCAAAGGGGAAATCATCTTCACGCTCGATGCCGACCTGCAAGACGACCCGGCTGAGGTCCCCCGATTTCTTGAAATGCTGGAGCAGGGCGAAGGGCTCGACGTTATTAGCGGCTGGAAGCGGACGAGGCACGACCCCTGGCACAAGGTCTTTCCCAGCCGGGTCTTCAACTGGATGGTCAGCCGCCTGACCGGCACCCACCTGCACGACCACAACTGCGGTTTCAAGTGCTACCGAAGCGAGGTCCTGCGCGAGGTCTTCATCTACGGAGAGCTGCACCGGTTTGTCCCGGTCCTGGCCAGCTCTCGGGGGTTTCGGGTCGGCGAGATTGAGGTGAACCACCGGTCGCGCAAGTTCGGGCAGTCGAAGTACGGCTTCTCGCGCTTCTTCAAGGGGTTCCTGGACCTGATGACCGTCCGCTTTCTGACCGGCTACGGACAGCGTCCGCAGCATGTGCTGGGGGTGCTTGGCCTGATCTTGCTGGCGGTCGGGGTGCTGGGCATGGGATACCTGGCGGTCTACTGGATCATCGACCACTGGGTTCTGGGCCAGGATCATCCGATCGGCAGTCGGCCGCTCTTGACCTACTCGACGGCCCTGCTGGTCGTCGGCACGCAACTGGTCTCGCTGGGCGTGTTGGCCGAGCTGGTCACCTCGTATAACCTCCGGGCCGAAGACACGTACAGCGTGGCCGAGACGATCGACTCCGGCTCCGGCTTTCGCTCCGAATCTGAGGCCGAACCCTCCTTCACGAACGACAGCCCCTCTCCGTCGTCTGCGTGACGCACGGCAGACCCGACGCTCAATCCCTTGCTCCCCGCCGATCGAGAGGACCGCGATCCGATGGCGTACCCTGAGCTTCCCGACACCGTCTACATGGAGCCCGACGACCCGACGATGAGGCCCCCGAGAAGCCCGACCCGCCGTGCGGTCGGGCAGATCCTTATCGTCGTCTCGGTCGCCCTGATGCTCGGGGCGACGCTCAAGCAGAAGGCGATGATCAGCGCCAATGACATCTCGCGCTGGTGCACCGTCTGGTCGCTGTTGGAGCGGGGCACCTATGCGATTGACGAGTGCCCGTGGCAGCTTGGCACGCAAGACAAGGTCTTGATTCCGGAGCCGTTCACCCCGGAAGGGGAAGAGCCGGTCAAGCGATTCTATTCGAGCAAGCCGCCGCTCTTACCGACGCTGATCGCCGGGATGCTCTACCCGGCTCGGGCGATGACCGGCGTACCGCTTGATGCGAAGATTGAGCAGGAGCGGTCGCTCCGGATGGAAGTGCAGAGCCTTTCCGACGATCCGCCGAGCGATCCGAACCGGATTCTTGAGGTCGATGAAGCCCGAG
Coding sequences:
- a CDS encoding glycosyltransferase family 2 protein, which codes for MISFVIPVYNERESLATLLDELAGMTASENLGPVEFLFIDDGSRDGSWRVIQDLAARDPRVRAIRFRRNFGKAAALTAGFSRAKGEIIFTLDADLQDDPAEVPRFLEMLEQGEGLDVISGWKRTRHDPWHKVFPSRVFNWMVSRLTGTHLHDHNCGFKCYRSEVLREVFIYGELHRFVPVLASSRGFRVGEIEVNHRSRKFGQSKYGFSRFFKGFLDLMTVRFLTGYGQRPQHVLGVLGLILLAVGVLGMGYLAVYWIIDHWVLGQDHPIGSRPLLTYSTALLVVGTQLVSLGVLAELVTSYNLRAEDTYSVAETIDSGSGFRSESEAEPSFTNDSPSPSSA